The genome window CCGCTTCGGACGAGCGCCACGGCACTTTCCTTTCGTGCGGTTCTCTTGTCCCTGTGGATCTTTCCTTGCCTGATTCCGGCCGCCTTGCACCAGTTTTCGATGGTTGCCGTTTCTTCACCAAACTGCTCAGCGACCGTTGAATGTGACAGGCCGCTCTTGACCAGAGCAATGGCCCGATTGACTTCAGGCCGAAACAGCCCTCTTCGAAATCGGCGGTGCCTTTCTGGCCATGGGGGTGACGCGGTTTGTCTACTGATGCAGGGGGCCCCGCTTTTTTGCACCAGGCACTGACTGTTTGCAGCGTCACACCAAACTGCTCAGCTACCTCGGAGCGCGACTTGGCACTCTTGATCAGCGACGCCGCTTCTTCTCTCCGGCGGGCCTTCTGGGCCTTTCCAGCAACGCCAGCCGTCCTGCACCACTGAGAGATCGTATACAGGGATATACCCAAAATTCTGGCAACCTCAGTCTGTGATTGACCACACTTGACTAGCGCCACAGCTTCTTCTCGTTGTGCGGGCTCTTGGGTTTTATCTGATCGAATATTTGCCTCCTGGCACTCGCGAGCGATGGGCTCCGGCAGCTCATCGAAACCGTTGCTGACTTCGGCTCCTGACGATCCATCTTCGATGGGCGCCACAGCGCCTTACTTTCGTGCCGCCTTCTGGGCTGTGGTTGTATTGACCCGGCCGCTTGACATCAGAGACTGATCGCCGAAGGCAATTCATCGAAATGCCTAGTGACGGCCGATTGCGGAATGTCGCCATGAGGAGCGCTACAGCTTCTTCCCCACGCGGCTTTCCGGCCTCGTTGCACCAGCGATCGATGGTTTTTGGCATAACATTGTATTGCTCGGCAATATCAACCCGCGATCGCGATACCTCCGC of Fodinicurvata sp. EGI_FJ10296 contains these proteins:
- a CDS encoding helix-turn-helix domain-containing protein — its product is MAPIEDGSSGAEVSNGFDELPEPIARECQEANIRSDKTQEPAQREEAVALVKCGQSQTEVARILGISLYTISQWCRTAGVAGKAQKARRREEAASLIKSAKSRSEVAEQFGVTLQTVSAWCKKAGPPASVDKPRHPHGQKGTADFEEGCFGLKSIGPLLWSRAACHIQRSLSSLVKKRQPSKTGARRPESGKERSTGTREPHERKVPWRSSEAACHELRPAASSM